The following proteins are co-located in the Tardibacter chloracetimidivorans genome:
- a CDS encoding AraC family transcriptional regulator: protein MATISGHYFRVCTRGAEHAGVDRAALLLRAALHPGEINAPGWRGSVQSMTLLVQAIWAELNDEFMGFTSQPVKPGTLAMMTELALTGRTVLEALRKGIAFYGIVTNAVVTELEVEGDDVLISVKLEHPELDPDHYLLEFWLIIWHRFACWLAGEIVPITLVELPYPRPTGYLDELYHLFPAEQRFDEPRCRLRLPLDALAVSIMPDEAARQQMVRRAPFDFMTIPGHDHSLAHQVRTLLMPRGNAVFFPLSVTQIGAALGIQPVTLSRRLRAEGATVSGIIQAIRRELATSRLLGNGTTVEDIAVQLGYDEPRSFTRAFRQWMGVSPRQFRKLALNDVARSSDR from the coding sequence ATGGCGACTATTTCGGGCCATTATTTCAGAGTGTGCACACGCGGCGCTGAGCACGCGGGCGTTGACCGCGCGGCCTTGCTACTGCGCGCCGCCCTGCATCCTGGGGAAATCAACGCGCCGGGTTGGCGCGGTAGCGTTCAGAGCATGACACTGCTCGTTCAGGCGATATGGGCCGAGTTGAACGACGAGTTCATGGGCTTCACGAGCCAACCGGTGAAGCCCGGGACGCTCGCGATGATGACGGAACTGGCCCTAACCGGCCGGACTGTGCTTGAGGCGCTGCGCAAGGGCATCGCCTTTTACGGCATCGTCACGAACGCGGTCGTGACTGAACTGGAAGTAGAAGGCGACGATGTCCTTATTTCGGTGAAGCTCGAACACCCTGAACTGGATCCGGACCACTACCTGTTGGAGTTCTGGCTGATCATATGGCACCGGTTCGCATGCTGGCTTGCTGGAGAAATCGTGCCGATCACGCTGGTCGAACTCCCCTATCCCAGACCGACCGGCTACCTTGACGAGTTGTACCATCTGTTTCCCGCCGAACAACGCTTCGACGAACCGAGGTGTCGGCTCCGCCTGCCTCTCGATGCCCTTGCCGTCTCGATCATGCCGGACGAGGCGGCACGACAGCAAATGGTGAGGCGCGCGCCTTTTGATTTCATGACCATACCCGGCCATGACCACAGCCTGGCGCATCAGGTGCGAACTCTTCTGATGCCACGCGGAAATGCTGTCTTCTTTCCTCTCAGTGTAACACAGATCGGTGCGGCTCTCGGAATTCAACCCGTTACCCTGTCGCGCCGCCTGCGGGCTGAGGGCGCGACCGTAAGCGGGATTATCCAGGCAATTCGCCGCGAGTTGGCGACATCCCGATTGCTGGGAAACGGAACCACGGTCGAAGATATTGCTGTGCAGTTGGGCTATGACGAGCCGCGGTCGTTCACTCGAGCCTTTCGGCAGTGGATGGGCGTCAGCCCACGACAGTTTCGCAAGCTTGCTTTGAACGACGTTGCGCGTTCCTCCGACCGATAG
- a CDS encoding MFS transporter — protein MLVADYQAEEGHSPLAAPSRPIVISLFAGIVSTAVIYDALPPVLPAISANFGGGTRGDLIAQLAMTLPLLGMALSGLFSGRSIDRFGIKPVLIAALFAFAIFGSVGMFIHTALPLLAARIATGIAAGTMLTCGTTLIAAHYTGLGRLRMAGRLFAVGAICSVTFIQISGIAATISWRAPFLLHLVFALIFATPILLMKLAPSAFGERHTRESGFDVARQIMPAAPAYCYIFLLNFVSYLFSVQLVFLLASIGVHSSTSIANVVMVYAFGALAGNLAVTRIEARLGTVATIAVGCALLSLAAYVCAVSWSLEILIFGPFIGGIGTGLAIPSNMTLIMRSVPLALSARALSIGTSMMYLGGGSAPLVIAPLGEAVGVRGVYYTAVFVIGLAAMPLVALSWRRAQPETT, from the coding sequence ATGTTAGTCGCAGACTATCAGGCAGAAGAGGGGCATTCTCCGCTTGCGGCGCCGAGCCGGCCGATCGTGATTTCGCTGTTTGCCGGCATAGTCTCGACGGCGGTTATCTATGACGCACTACCGCCCGTTCTCCCGGCGATTTCCGCGAATTTCGGAGGGGGAACGCGAGGTGATCTGATTGCCCAGCTCGCGATGACCTTGCCCCTTCTGGGCATGGCGCTGTCGGGACTTTTTTCCGGCCGATCTATCGATAGGTTCGGGATCAAACCCGTCCTGATTGCCGCGTTGTTTGCATTCGCGATCTTTGGTTCCGTGGGAATGTTCATCCACACTGCTCTCCCACTTCTCGCCGCCCGGATAGCGACAGGGATAGCAGCGGGAACCATGTTGACATGTGGAACGACGCTGATCGCTGCGCACTACACGGGCCTCGGCCGTTTGCGAATGGCCGGGCGCCTTTTCGCCGTCGGCGCCATCTGTTCCGTGACGTTCATTCAGATTTCGGGAATCGCGGCAACCATCTCCTGGCGAGCGCCATTTCTGCTGCATCTCGTTTTCGCTCTGATCTTCGCTACACCAATCCTCTTGATGAAGCTCGCGCCTAGCGCTTTCGGCGAGCGCCATACGAGGGAATCCGGATTTGACGTCGCAAGACAGATAATGCCCGCGGCGCCTGCCTACTGCTACATTTTCCTGCTTAATTTCGTCAGTTATCTTTTCAGCGTGCAGCTCGTATTTCTGCTTGCATCCATCGGCGTTCACTCGTCGACGAGCATCGCGAATGTCGTGATGGTTTACGCATTTGGCGCGCTAGCGGGCAATTTGGCCGTGACGCGAATAGAAGCAAGGCTCGGAACCGTTGCCACGATTGCGGTTGGATGTGCACTGCTGAGCTTGGCAGCCTATGTTTGCGCCGTTTCCTGGTCGCTTGAGATCTTGATATTCGGCCCCTTCATCGGCGGGATCGGCACGGGTTTAGCGATTCCGTCCAATATGACCCTCATCATGCGGAGCGTTCCTCTGGCGCTCTCGGCGCGTGCCCTTAGCATTGGAACGTCAATGATGTATCTAGGCGGAGGCAGCGCGCCATTGGTGATAGCGCCGCTCGGCGAGGCCGTCGGGGTGCGAGGCGTCTATTATACCGCAGTCTTCGTGATCGGGCTCGCAGCCATGCCGCTCGTTGCCTTGTCATGGAGACGTGCGCAGCCGGAGACGACCTGA
- a CDS encoding SDR family NAD(P)-dependent oxidoreductase — MQLSLQGNVAVVTGGAQGMGQAVARLFASCGAQVMIGDIDEVRGRATVADLAKSGGSVEFRYLDVSKAESVSAFIAETVQRYGCVNIAVNNAAVGPRTQAIVDCNSEEYDRIFSVDLKGVALSMQFEIAQMITQGRGGAVVNIGSSASFRPTPLAGAYTAAKHGVIGLTKVAAVENGVHGIRVNAVAPGATDTPMLREYMEHNQVSPEEVADQMSLLGRLATPEDIANACLFLCSDMSSYITGATICVDGGYVAR; from the coding sequence ATGCAATTGTCCCTTCAAGGAAATGTCGCGGTTGTAACGGGCGGCGCCCAAGGAATGGGCCAAGCCGTGGCAAGGCTTTTTGCAAGCTGCGGCGCTCAAGTCATGATAGGCGATATCGACGAAGTGCGCGGTCGCGCCACCGTCGCCGACCTCGCGAAGTCAGGTGGCTCGGTTGAATTCCGCTATCTCGACGTGAGCAAGGCCGAGAGCGTCTCAGCGTTCATAGCTGAAACTGTCCAACGTTACGGATGCGTCAACATCGCAGTCAACAATGCTGCCGTGGGGCCTCGCACACAGGCGATCGTGGATTGCAATTCCGAAGAATATGATCGTATCTTTTCGGTCGATCTCAAAGGTGTGGCGCTGTCGATGCAATTCGAGATCGCGCAGATGATCACGCAAGGCCGTGGCGGGGCGGTCGTCAACATCGGTTCGTCAGCCTCGTTCCGCCCGACACCGTTGGCCGGCGCATATACCGCCGCCAAGCATGGCGTGATCGGGCTGACAAAGGTGGCGGCCGTTGAAAATGGTGTTCACGGTATTCGCGTAAATGCGGTCGCTCCGGGCGCCACAGATACCCCGATGCTGCGAGAATATATGGAGCACAACCAGGTTTCGCCCGAAGAGGTCGCAGACCAGATGAGCCTGCTTGGCCGGCTTGCCACTCCGGAGGATATTGCAAACGCTTGCCTGTTTTTGTGCTCCGATATGTCATCCTATATCACCGGCGCGACCATTTGCGTCGACGGAGGCTATGTTGCGCGTTGA
- a CDS encoding NADPH:quinone oxidoreductase family protein, which yields MTDLPTPRPGSDEVRIRIAATALGFVDGLLVEGRYQLRPALPYVPGGEIAGVVDAVGSDVAGVSVGDRVAVWRLGGGLAEYIVVKANEVSIVPDELDLEIAAVMLLDFQTAHYALVARANLKKGETVLVLGAASGVGAAAVQLAAGSGANVIAAASTEAKRSLARRLGATTTVDSRGDLRSQMRDLVPSGVDVVVDPVGGTSSEAAFRSLAKYGRHLVIGFASGRIPSIPANLPLLKSGSLVGVDVRHFYTSDLDQARFALEALFGMMVTGILNPPSIQRFALHQSQLAIARTSDRDKAGKVVVVP from the coding sequence TTGACAGATCTGCCCACACCCCGGCCTGGAAGCGACGAAGTCCGCATACGCATTGCCGCGACCGCTCTGGGATTCGTCGACGGGCTGCTCGTCGAAGGCAGATATCAGTTGAGGCCGGCGCTTCCCTACGTGCCGGGTGGCGAGATCGCAGGTGTGGTCGATGCCGTCGGGAGCGATGTGGCAGGCGTGTCAGTGGGTGACCGCGTCGCCGTTTGGCGGTTGGGCGGGGGCTTGGCGGAGTACATCGTCGTTAAGGCGAATGAGGTGTCTATCGTGCCGGACGAGCTCGATCTTGAGATTGCAGCGGTGATGCTGCTCGATTTCCAGACCGCCCATTACGCATTGGTCGCCAGAGCAAATCTGAAGAAGGGGGAGACCGTTCTCGTGCTCGGCGCGGCAAGCGGCGTCGGCGCCGCTGCGGTGCAACTTGCGGCCGGATCGGGCGCTAACGTAATTGCTGCGGCTTCGACCGAGGCAAAGCGGTCTCTGGCCCGCCGGCTGGGCGCCACCACAACGGTCGACTCACGAGGAGACCTTCGATCGCAGATGAGGGACCTGGTGCCCTCGGGTGTGGACGTCGTTGTCGATCCGGTGGGCGGGACAAGTTCCGAAGCCGCGTTCCGGTCACTCGCGAAATATGGTCGGCACCTCGTGATCGGCTTCGCGTCTGGACGGATACCCTCGATTCCAGCGAATTTGCCCTTGCTCAAAAGCGGGTCACTTGTCGGTGTCGACGTCCGTCATTTCTATACATCTGATCTTGATCAAGCGCGCTTCGCCCTCGAGGCGCTTTTCGGAATGATGGTGACAGGGATCCTCAATCCGCCCAGCATTCAGCGATTTGCGCTGCATCAATCGCAACTGGCCATCGCGAGGACCTCAGATCGAGACAAGGCCGGCAAGGTCGTGGTGGTTCCATAG
- a CDS encoding flavin reductase family protein, producing the protein MKSLEDDVDALKEDFRHAMRRLATTIALVTTGRGENRAGIAATAVSSVAADPPTLLVVVNRSASIFPVLHDEAKFCVNLLAERHSSLVHVFGGAKKGAARFEDGAWAESAEGLPVLMDAAASIICRTTATLDVATHRLFIGEVTRIEVHASIDPLIWLDGQLARAECLTQCSAQS; encoded by the coding sequence GTGAAATCACTCGAAGACGACGTGGACGCACTGAAAGAAGATTTTCGCCATGCCATGCGCAGGCTCGCGACCACGATCGCGCTCGTCACGACAGGCCGAGGCGAGAATCGCGCCGGCATCGCCGCTACGGCAGTATCATCGGTCGCGGCCGACCCGCCGACGCTTCTCGTCGTGGTCAACCGGAGCGCCAGCATTTTCCCCGTTCTGCACGACGAGGCGAAATTCTGCGTCAATCTTCTTGCAGAGCGGCACTCGAGCCTTGTCCACGTGTTCGGGGGCGCCAAAAAGGGAGCGGCGCGGTTCGAAGATGGCGCCTGGGCCGAGTCGGCAGAGGGCCTTCCAGTCCTGATGGATGCTGCAGCAAGCATCATATGCCGAACTACGGCTACCCTCGACGTCGCAACTCACCGCCTGTTTATCGGAGAAGTGACCCGGATCGAAGTGCACGCCTCGATTGATCCCCTGATCTGGTTGGACGGGCAGCTAGCCCGCGCAGAATGCCTGACCCAGTGCTCGGCTCAATCTTGA
- a CDS encoding TIGR03619 family F420-dependent LLM class oxidoreductase, which produces MSLAGKRGCGMKVAMTTVGLRAWMASDIPAMIDEVKLAESVGLYQYDMPDHLVTVQQPVDYPYGKVAIELSHQPFYEPLTMLSALAASTSRIRLSTGILLAPFRPAVLLSKQISTLDHISRGRIDLGFGVGWMKEEFDACGVQYEGRFGYMIDQVRACRSLWTEAPASIDNKAAKFDEIFCFPHPYQKGGPRVILGIAPNARNFARMAEVADGWDCAPTESDPATLRTHIAELKQAFVERGRDPESILIRAYPPIVYDANDQADIRATLAQAPAFEDAGVDVMRINAVSFVRDENYPAFIEELAEAMN; this is translated from the coding sequence TTGAGCTTGGCTGGCAAGAGAGGATGCGGCATGAAAGTAGCGATGACCACCGTTGGCCTAAGAGCCTGGATGGCTTCCGACATACCGGCCATGATCGACGAAGTTAAACTCGCAGAGTCGGTCGGCCTTTATCAGTATGACATGCCCGATCATCTCGTAACGGTGCAGCAACCGGTGGACTACCCTTACGGGAAGGTCGCTATCGAGCTTAGCCATCAACCTTTCTACGAACCGTTGACCATGCTCTCCGCGCTTGCCGCCTCGACCTCACGCATTCGTCTGTCGACCGGTATTTTGCTGGCGCCGTTCCGGCCGGCTGTGTTGCTCTCGAAACAAATCTCGACGCTGGACCACATTTCCCGGGGCAGGATCGATCTCGGGTTCGGCGTCGGCTGGATGAAGGAAGAGTTCGATGCTTGCGGCGTTCAGTATGAAGGCCGCTTCGGTTATATGATAGATCAGGTGCGCGCGTGCCGCAGCTTGTGGACGGAGGCACCGGCGTCGATCGACAACAAGGCCGCCAAGTTCGACGAGATTTTCTGCTTTCCCCACCCTTACCAAAAGGGCGGGCCGCGCGTCATCCTCGGAATAGCGCCGAACGCTCGCAATTTCGCGCGGATGGCGGAGGTAGCTGATGGCTGGGATTGTGCACCCACGGAGTCTGATCCCGCAACGCTGCGAACGCACATCGCGGAACTGAAGCAGGCTTTCGTCGAGCGCGGTCGCGACCCCGAAAGCATCCTCATTCGCGCTTATCCGCCCATCGTCTACGACGCCAACGATCAAGCAGACATCAGGGCCACTCTCGCTCAAGCTCCTGCATTCGAGGACGCGGGCGTGGACGTGATGAGGATCAATGCTGTGTCATTCGTCAGGGACGAAAATTATCCCGCCTTTATCGAGGAACTTGCAGAGGCGATGAACTAG
- a CDS encoding cytochrome P450, with protein sequence MREGICPASAAVVSIDKVDVLQRVLRSKGVENVPDVSADNYRQKTELGDINVREFQDGNLSMLNGDAHRHRRKHLNALVRPEQLIYFREDVIVPSVERWLARAVKPDERGMMRCDLSAVVERTFLEFTAKLIGLQDIETEERMARLRSCCVPMFAGLSASHFADREAVTRAGLEAKRIFVEEYYRPSFEAMKQRLGQNASDGSDVDSAETNLLHMIATAVDERYLDERNAVIESILMFVATTGTSVQAVLSTIDDLLNWLEDHPEDWENVEDLEFLSLALQESLRLRAPFVSYITRLATEDLEVEGCPIKAGDEIHGLIPRAGRDAAVFGPDAHIFNPRREVPKGVNRYGLAFGGGPHQCLGLRVVLGNDGKGGSHIRLLQHFFKGGVQRASDEKPEVLAMGEMEVADNIPTYISYPVVFTKWDRLQAV encoded by the coding sequence ATGCGTGAAGGTATCTGTCCGGCCAGCGCTGCCGTCGTGTCGATCGATAAGGTGGATGTGCTCCAGCGGGTGCTACGCTCCAAGGGCGTGGAGAACGTTCCGGACGTCTCGGCTGACAATTACAGGCAGAAGACCGAGCTTGGCGACATCAATGTACGCGAGTTTCAGGACGGCAACCTCAGCATGCTGAATGGCGACGCGCATCGGCACCGGCGCAAGCATCTGAACGCGCTGGTTCGTCCCGAACAGCTCATCTATTTTCGCGAGGACGTCATCGTTCCTTCCGTGGAGCGTTGGTTGGCACGTGCCGTCAAGCCCGATGAGCGCGGCATGATGCGCTGCGATCTTTCTGCCGTAGTGGAACGTACTTTCCTCGAGTTCACCGCCAAGCTGATCGGGCTGCAGGACATTGAAACCGAAGAAAGGATGGCCAGGCTTCGCTCCTGTTGCGTCCCCATGTTTGCCGGACTGAGCGCCAGCCACTTCGCCGACCGAGAAGCGGTTACGCGTGCTGGTCTCGAAGCAAAGCGGATATTCGTCGAAGAATATTACCGTCCGTCCTTCGAGGCTATGAAACAGCGGCTCGGTCAGAACGCGTCTGATGGCAGCGACGTGGACAGCGCCGAGACCAATCTTCTCCACATGATCGCGACGGCCGTGGATGAACGGTATCTCGACGAGCGGAACGCGGTAATCGAGTCGATCCTCATGTTCGTCGCGACAACGGGCACGAGCGTACAGGCCGTTCTCTCCACGATTGACGATCTTCTCAATTGGCTTGAGGATCATCCCGAAGACTGGGAAAATGTCGAGGATCTCGAATTCCTGAGCTTGGCGCTGCAGGAGTCTTTGCGGCTTCGAGCGCCCTTCGTGTCCTATATCACGCGGTTGGCAACAGAAGACCTGGAGGTCGAAGGTTGTCCGATCAAAGCCGGCGACGAAATCCATGGTTTGATCCCTCGAGCTGGTCGCGACGCTGCCGTGTTCGGTCCGGACGCGCACATTTTCAACCCTCGTCGGGAGGTACCGAAAGGAGTGAACCGCTACGGACTTGCCTTCGGAGGGGGCCCCCATCAGTGCCTGGGCTTGCGCGTGGTCCTCGGCAACGACGGCAAGGGCGGTAGCCACATCCGTTTGCTCCAGCATTTCTTCAAGGGAGGCGTCCAACGTGCTTCGGACGAGAAGCCGGAGGTGTTGGCGATGGGAGAGATGGAAGTCGCGGACAATATCCCGACCTACATCTCGTACCCCGTGGTGTTCACCAAGTGGGATCGTCTTCAAGCGGTGTGA
- a CDS encoding glucose 1-dehydrogenase, whose protein sequence is MTMAGKVAIVTGGAQGLGAAVVRLLSEAGAQVLITDIADAAGGSLAAELGEGARFLHHDVSSAADWSAAIKAAEDAFGPVDILVNNAATTQRPASVEDFGEEEYRRIFEVNQLSVFLGMRAVVPSMRKAGAGAIVNISSVAGLVGQRAAIGYVATKFAVRGMTKAAALDLAPYNIRVNCVHPGAIDTPMLRQVTEAMEGDPVGDFCRTLPIPRQAAPKEVASAVLFLVSDGASFCTGVTMPVDGGWTV, encoded by the coding sequence ATGACAATGGCCGGTAAGGTGGCGATCGTCACAGGCGGCGCGCAGGGTCTGGGAGCGGCGGTCGTACGTTTGCTAAGCGAGGCCGGCGCGCAGGTCCTCATAACCGATATCGCGGATGCCGCAGGTGGCTCGTTGGCCGCGGAACTGGGGGAGGGAGCTCGGTTCCTTCACCATGACGTCTCGAGCGCGGCGGACTGGAGTGCGGCTATAAAAGCCGCAGAGGATGCGTTTGGGCCCGTCGACATACTCGTGAACAACGCCGCAACGACGCAGCGGCCAGCGTCTGTGGAAGACTTTGGCGAGGAAGAGTATCGGAGGATTTTCGAGGTAAATCAGCTCTCGGTTTTCCTCGGTATGCGGGCCGTTGTTCCTTCGATGCGCAAGGCAGGGGCCGGGGCCATCGTAAACATCTCGTCGGTCGCCGGTCTGGTGGGTCAGCGAGCCGCGATAGGATATGTGGCGACGAAATTTGCCGTCAGGGGCATGACCAAGGCTGCGGCGCTCGATCTGGCTCCCTATAATATCCGGGTAAACTGCGTCCATCCCGGCGCGATCGACACGCCCATGCTGAGGCAAGTGACCGAGGCGATGGAAGGCGATCCCGTCGGCGACTTTTGCCGAACGCTGCCCATTCCGCGGCAGGCTGCCCCCAAGGAGGTGGCGAGCGCCGTCCTGTTTCTCGTGTCGGACGGGGCAAGCTTCTGTACGGGTGTGACGATGCCCGTCGACGGCGGGTGGACGGTGTGA
- a CDS encoding GMC family oxidoreductase has translation MAADRIDTSHSADYIVIGGGSSGAVVASRLSENPNVKVLLIEAGGEARSPFIQMPAGVVRLIGNKKVDWCYEQDPDPSIDGRQFAWSGGKLLGGSSSINGTVFIRGTRRDYDRWAALGATGWDYAGVLPYFMRSETWTGEPAQTRGSHGPLTISPMRRGYHPLVERFVAACREHGLEFLPDYNADVKEGVFYTQASQRDGLRCNTERAYLRPARSRSNLQIVTQAEVRTILFAEKVAVGVEYIRGGRTEKALATREVIVSAGAMGSPALLLRSGIGSGSYLASRNKKVVLDLPGVGLNLQEHPGVAQSKLINVPSFNSQTGRLDVLRYLLQYLWNRSGPMASPAVPAMALFRSQPELDEPDSQIHFFPLSYDVDPDTTSFNTVGMSTDPMLTLHVSLCHPQSRGRVELDEHDRPHVHHQMLGDEGDVQSMVSALKYINRIFDTPAMQKIVVANRTPNPIPTGDDEWAAFARSKAAPGYHPVGTCRIGSTDMAVVDPHLRVRGVKNLRVIDASVMPTIPSVNTNATAIMIGEKGAELVSTSA, from the coding sequence ATGGCCGCAGACCGCATAGATACCAGCCATTCCGCGGATTACATCGTTATCGGAGGTGGCAGCTCCGGCGCTGTGGTTGCGAGCCGTCTTTCCGAAAATCCGAACGTCAAGGTTCTACTCATCGAGGCGGGAGGAGAGGCGCGCTCGCCCTTCATTCAGATGCCCGCAGGTGTCGTTCGCCTGATCGGCAACAAGAAGGTGGACTGGTGCTACGAACAGGATCCGGATCCGTCGATTGACGGCCGGCAGTTCGCCTGGTCGGGTGGGAAACTGCTCGGCGGAAGCAGTTCGATCAACGGAACGGTCTTCATCCGCGGGACGAGACGCGACTACGACCGATGGGCGGCGCTAGGCGCGACGGGCTGGGATTATGCCGGCGTGCTCCCCTATTTCATGCGATCCGAAACATGGACGGGAGAACCGGCTCAAACGCGCGGGTCTCACGGTCCTTTGACCATCTCTCCGATGCGGCGAGGCTATCACCCGCTCGTCGAGAGGTTTGTGGCCGCATGTCGCGAACATGGGCTTGAGTTCCTTCCGGATTATAATGCGGACGTGAAGGAGGGCGTATTCTACACGCAAGCCTCGCAAAGAGACGGGCTGCGCTGCAATACTGAAAGAGCATATCTGCGACCCGCCCGCTCCCGGTCGAATCTTCAGATCGTCACCCAAGCCGAAGTCCGGACCATATTGTTCGCCGAAAAGGTCGCGGTGGGCGTCGAATATATCCGGGGTGGCCGCACAGAAAAAGCCCTCGCCACGCGGGAAGTGATCGTCAGCGCGGGCGCCATGGGTAGTCCTGCCCTGCTTCTGCGCTCCGGCATCGGTTCAGGCTCATATTTGGCGAGCCGCAATAAAAAGGTGGTTCTAGACCTGCCCGGCGTGGGTCTCAATCTTCAGGAACATCCTGGTGTCGCACAGAGCAAGTTGATCAATGTACCGTCCTTCAATAGCCAAACCGGGCGGCTCGACGTCCTTCGCTACTTGCTTCAATATTTGTGGAACCGGAGCGGCCCCATGGCCTCTCCGGCGGTTCCGGCGATGGCGCTGTTCCGCAGCCAGCCCGAGCTTGACGAACCGGATTCGCAAATCCACTTTTTCCCGCTGAGCTATGACGTCGATCCCGATACGACATCGTTCAACACCGTTGGCATGTCTACCGATCCGATGCTTACCCTCCATGTGTCTCTCTGCCATCCGCAAAGTCGCGGGCGCGTGGAGCTCGACGAGCATGACCGCCCGCACGTTCATCATCAGATGCTCGGCGACGAGGGCGATGTTCAATCGATGGTGAGCGCTCTCAAATATATAAACCGGATTTTCGACACCCCCGCGATGCAGAAAATTGTAGTCGCAAATCGCACGCCGAATCCTATCCCTACCGGGGATGACGAATGGGCCGCTTTTGCGCGCTCCAAGGCAGCGCCAGGGTACCATCCCGTTGGAACATGCCGGATAGGCTCGACTGACATGGCTGTCGTGGATCCCCATCTGCGCGTCCGCGGCGTGAAAAATCTGCGGGTTATTGACGCATCCGTGATGCCGACGATCCCGAGCGTCAACACCAACGCCACGGCGATTATGATCGGGGAGAAAGGTGCGGAGCTCGTTTCGACGAGCGCTTGA
- a CDS encoding enoyl-CoA hydratase/isomerase family protein, giving the protein MSGRPDYFDKYETLAFERSDDGVLVVRYHSNGGPVLYSGTHHAEWAPAFTDIGMDRGNRVVVFTGTGDVFIDRHGEWGKPIATPSNFDVPSWGEKMMFRRQFEIEAPVINACNGPALIHGELMVLGDINLASTTASYADEGHFTAGEVPGDGVHILWQELLGTNRGKYFLLTGQKIDAWEALRLGVVNEVLEPQDLMPRALELAHQMATYSDLTLRYTRQCFVDRWKQLFNDQVGVGYGMALQALSHMDRGWMVWDKSNEGKEDYRQLQPLQARESVRK; this is encoded by the coding sequence ATGAGTGGACGGCCTGATTATTTCGACAAGTATGAGACGCTTGCGTTCGAGCGATCGGACGACGGTGTTCTGGTCGTTCGCTATCACAGCAACGGCGGCCCGGTGCTTTATAGCGGCACGCATCATGCGGAGTGGGCGCCTGCGTTCACGGACATCGGCATGGACCGCGGCAACCGGGTGGTGGTGTTCACCGGGACGGGGGACGTGTTCATCGACCGGCACGGGGAGTGGGGCAAGCCGATTGCGACGCCGAGCAACTTCGACGTGCCGTCATGGGGCGAAAAGATGATGTTCCGGCGGCAGTTCGAAATCGAGGCGCCTGTCATCAACGCGTGCAACGGTCCTGCGCTGATCCATGGCGAGCTCATGGTGCTGGGCGACATCAACCTGGCGTCGACGACGGCGAGCTATGCCGACGAAGGGCATTTCACCGCGGGCGAAGTGCCTGGAGACGGCGTCCACATCCTGTGGCAGGAGCTGCTGGGGACCAACCGGGGCAAGTACTTCCTCCTGACGGGCCAGAAGATCGACGCGTGGGAAGCACTGCGTCTGGGGGTGGTGAACGAGGTGCTCGAGCCGCAGGACCTGATGCCGCGCGCGCTCGAGCTGGCGCACCAGATGGCGACCTATTCGGATCTGACGCTGCGCTACACGCGCCAGTGCTTCGTGGACCGCTGGAAGCAGCTGTTCAACGACCAGGTCGGCGTCGGCTACGGCATGGCGTTGCAGGCCCTCTCGCACATGGACCGCGGCTGGATGGTCTGGGACAAGTCCAACGAGGGCAAGGAAGACTATCGCCAGCTGCAGCCCCTCCAGGCACGCGAATCCGTCAGGAAGTAG